A stretch of Cucumis sativus cultivar 9930 chromosome 2, Cucumber_9930_V3, whole genome shotgun sequence DNA encodes these proteins:
- the LOC101210847 gene encoding phosphatidylinositol 3-kinase, root isoform: MSGNEFRFFLSCDINLPVTFRVERLEGNLPPAKSSDSDIDSASDERRAELFVECALYIDGAPFGLPTRTRLESSGPSYTWSELITLSTKYRDLTAHSQLALTVWDVSRGKEEELIGGATILLFNRKKQLKTGKQKLRLWLGREADGSFPTTTPGKVPRLERGELERLEKVVNKYERGQILHVDWLDRITFKALEEIREQESSKNGNSKLYLIVDFSGFEHRVVFQESGANFLLPSPIASTNEIVNVWDPEVGKFNPSEHKQLKLARSLTRGIIDKDLKPSSNERKSIQMILKYPPTRSLSGDERQLLWKFRFSLMSEKRALTKFLRCVEWSDIQEAKQALELMHKWETIDVCDALELLSPVFESEEVRAYAVSVLERADDEELQCYLLQLVQALRFERSDKSRLSHFLVQRALRNIELASFLRWYVAVELHDPAYAKRFYCTYEILEENMMKLTAGVNGDEDGFKLWHGLVRQTELTAQLCSIMKDVRNVRGNTQKKTEKLRQLLSGLLSELTYFDEPIRSPLAPGVLIVGIVPAESSIFKSALHPLRLTFRTENGESCKIIFKKGDDIRQDQLVVQMVWLMDRLLKLENLDLYLTPYKVLATGQDEGMLEFIPSRSLAQILSEHRSIISYLQKFHPDEHGPFGITATCLETFIKSCAGYSVITYILGIGDRHLDNLLLRDDGRLFHVDFGFILGKDPKPFPPPMKLCKEMVEAMGGAESQYYTRFKSYCCEAYNILRKSSNLILNLFHLMAGSNIPDIASDPEKGILKLQEKFRLDLDDEACVHFFQGLINESVSALFPQMVETIHRWAQYWR; encoded by the exons ATGAGTGGAAACGAATTCCGATTCTTCTTGTCCTGCGACATCAATCTCCCCGTCACCTTTCGGGTTGAAAGATTGGAGGGTAATTTGCCTCCCGCTAAGTCTTCTGATTCAG ATATTGATTCTGCATCCGACGAGAGAAGAGCTGAGCTATTTGTTGAGTGTGCTCTGTACATTGACGGTGCTCCGTTTGGCCTCCCAACCAGAACAAG ATTGGAGTCATCAGGACCTTCATATACCTGGAGTGAACTCATCACATTGAGTACCAAATATCGGGACTTAACTGCTCACTCGCAACTAGCCTTGACG GTCTGGGATGTGTCACGTGGGAAAGAAGAGGAACTGATTGGGGGAGCCACAATCCTTCTGTTTAATAGGAAGAAACAACTGAAAACAGGAAAGCAGAAGCTTCGACTTTGGTTGGGAAGAGAAGCAGATGGATCATTCCCAACAACAACTCCTGGAAAG GTCCCTAGACTTGAGCGGGGTGAGTTGGAACGTCTAGAAAAGGTAGTGAATAAGTACGAGAGGGGACAGATTCTACATGTTGATTGGCTAGACCGCATAACATTTAAAGCCCTGGAGGAAATTAGGGAGCAAGAAAGCTCTAAAAATGGGAATTCTAAATTGTATCTGATTGTTGATTTCTCTGGGTTTGAACATCGTGTAGTTTTTCAG GAATCTGGAGCAAATTTCCTGTTACCCTCTCCAATAGCTTCAACAAATGAAATCGTAAATGTGTGGGACCCTGAAGTAGGGAAGTTCAATCCCTCCGAGCACAAGCAGCTGAAGCTGGCTAGGAGCTTAACTCGCGGTATCATTGATAAGGATCTAAAACCAAGCTCCAACGAGAGAAA ATCGATACAAATGATACTAAAGTACCCACCTACAAGAAGTTTGAGTGGAGATGAAAGACAGCTCCTCTGGAAATTTCGTTTTTCATTGATGTCAGAGAAGAGAGCTCTCACAAAGTTTCTTCGATGTGTTGAGTGGAGTGATATTCAG GAGGCAAAACAAGCATTAGAATTGATGCATAAATGGGAAACAATTGATGTCTGTGATGCATTAGAGCTTCTCTCTCCTGTTTTTGAAAGTGAAGAG GTTCGTGCATATGCTGTCAGTGTTCTTGAAAGAGCAGATGATGAGGAGCTCCAGTGTTACTTGCTTCAACTGGTTCAGGCTCTTAGATTTGAGCGATCTGATAAATCTCGACTTTCACATTTTCTTGTGCAGCGTG CACTTCGCAATATTGAGTTGGCTAGCTTTCTCCGCTGGTATGTTGCCGTTGAGCTTCATGATCCGGCATATGCAAAACGTTTCTATTGTACCTATGAGATCCTGGAAGAGAATATGATGAAG TTGACTGCTGGTGTCAATGGGGATGAAGATGGTTTTAAGCTATGGCATGGTTTGGTGCGACAAACTGAACTGACAGCTCAATTGTGTTCAATAATGAAGGATGTAAGAAATGTACGCGGCAATACTCAAAAAAAGACAGAGAAGCTTCGACAGCTGCTTTCTGGTCTTTTGAGCGAACTTACATACTTTGATGAG CCCATACGATCGCCATTGGCTCCAGGTGTGCTCATTGTTGGGATTGTGCCAGCAGAgtcatcaatatttaaaagtgCACTGCATCCTTTGCGTCTTACTTTCCGAACAGAAAATGGCGAAAGCTGCAAAATCATATTCAAGAAAGGAGATGATATTAGGCAAGACCAATTG GTCGTTCAAATGGTTTGGCTCATGGATCGCTTGCTTAAATTGGAAAATCTTGATCTTTACTTGACTCCTTACAAAGTTTTGGCAACTGGACAAGATGAAGGCATGTTGGAATTCATCCCATCTCGATCTTTGGCACAG ATACTTTCAGAACATCGGAGCATTATAAGCTATCTGCAGAAGTTTCATCCTGATGAGCATGGGCCCTTTGGAATCACAGCTACCTGTCttgaaacatttattaaaagcTGTGCTGGATATTCTGTCATTACGTACATATTGGGCATTGGAGATAG GCATCTGGACAATCTTCTCTTAAGGGATGATGGGCGTCTTTTTCATGTTGATTTTGGCTTTATCCTCGGCAAAGATCCCAAGCCATTTCCACCTCCCATGAAGCTGTGCAAGGAGATGGTTGAGGCCATGGGCGGGGCTGAAAG CCAATACTACACAAGGTTCAAATCGTATTGTTGCGAAGCATACAATATTCTTCGAAAGTCGAGTAAtcttatcttaaatttatttcaccTAATGGCGGGTTCCAATATTCCTGACATTGCTTCTGATCCTGAAAAGGGCATTCTTAAG CTTCAGGAGAAATTTCGCCTAGATTTAGATGATGAAGCATGTGTACATTTCTTCCAAGGTCTTATTAACGAGAGCGTTAGTGCGCTATTTCCTCAAATGGTTGAAACAATTCATCGCTGGGCGCAATACTGGCGGTGA
- the LOC101211096 gene encoding polygalacturonase At1g48100, with protein MSNTLSSFSLSTLPLKMSSKSLTLVVFIAFLVWSSNFEACIARRGKHWRQNRDASASLSKKKGSHGGSKNHHSGAPPSPLPPKPKEEIVQTPPKKGPSAGDSAIFNVLDFGAKGNGETDDTKAFEDAWAEACKVEGSTVMVPADYVFFVGPISFSGPYCQPDIIFQLDGTIIAPTDHQTWGKGLLQWIQFTKLVGITIRGNGIIDGRGSVWWQDSSFDEPIDDEMKLIIPVNNTINETKPTPIGSNLEGKMPSIKPTALRFYGSFNATVTGITIQNSPQCHLKFDNCVGVLVHDISVSSPGDSLNTDGIHLQNSKDVLIHSTSLSCGDDCVSIQTGCSNIYIHNVNCGPGHGISIGSLGKDHTKACVSNITVRDVTMHDTMNGVRIKTWQGGSGSVQNVLFSNIQMSEVQLPIVIDQFYCDKAKCSNQTSAVALSGINYERIRGTYTVKPVHFACSDNLPCTDVTLTTIELKPLQERYHLYDPFCWQTFGELRTPTSPPIGCLQIGKPSSNRVQYEENDSC; from the exons ATGTCAAACACACTTagctctttctctctctccacATTGCCACTGAAAATGAGTTCCAAAAGCTTAACACTTGTGGTTTTTATTGCTTTCCTCGTTTGGTCTTCAAACTTTGAAGCCTGCATTGCAAGGAGAGGAAAACACTGGAGACAGAACAGGGATGCCTCTGCTTCTCTATCCAAAAAGAAAGGCAGTCATGGCGGTAGCAAGAATCACCATTCTGGTGCCCCTCCATCTCCACTTCCTCCTAAACCAAAAGAAGAGATCGTTCAAACTCCACCCAAGAAAGGCCCCAGTGCTGGTGATTCTGCCATATTCAACGTTCTAGATTTTGGTGCTAAAGGCAATGGAGAGACTGATGACACTAAG GCATTTGAAGACGCCTGGGCGGAAGCGTGTAAGGTTGAGGGATCGACGGTCATGGTTCCGGCAGATTACGTGTTCTTCGTAGGACCCATTTCTTTCTCTGGCCCATATTGCCAGCCAGACATTATATTTCAG CTGGATGGAACAATTATCGCACCCACTGACCACCAAACCTGGGGGAAAGGACTCTTACAATGGATCCAATTTACAAAGCTGGTAGGGATTACCATACGAGGAAATGGCATAATTGACGGAAGAGGATCCGTTTGGTGGCAAGATTCTTCTTTTGATGAGCCCATAGACGATGAGATGAAACTCATTATACCCGTAAACAATAccataaatgaaacaaaaccaACGCCG ATAGGAAGCAATCTAGAAGGGAAAATGCCAAGTATCAAGCCAACT GCACTTAGGTTTTATGGAAGCTTCAATGCCACGGTCACGGGCATAACAATCCAAAACAGTCCCCAATGCCACCTCAAGTTTGACAACTGTGTGGGAGTCCTGGTGCATGATATCAGCGTCTCATCTCCTGGAGACAGTCTCAATACTGATGGAATTCACTTGCAAAACTCCAAAGACGTTCTAATCCATAGCACCAGTCTATCTTGTG GAGATGATTGTGTTTCCATTCAAACCGGATGCTCaaacatatacatacacaATGTGAACTGTGGGCCAGGACATGGAATCAGCATTGGAAGTCTAGGAAAGGATCATACTAAAGCTtgtgtttcaaatataacagTTCGAGATGTCACAATGCATGACACGATGAACGGCGTTAGAATCAAAACATGGCAG GGTGGATCCGGCTCTGTTCAAAACGTTCTCTTCTCAAACATTCAAATGTCTGAAGTTCAATTGCCAATTGTGATTGACCAATTTTATTGTGATAAAGCCAAATGCAGCAACCAGACTTCAGCCGTGGCTCTATCAGGAATCAATTATGAAAGAATCAGAGGAACTTACACAGTCAAGCCTGTACACTTTGCCTGTAGCGACAACCTACCATGTACAGATGTAACACTGACTACTATAGAGCTAAAACCACTACAAGAGCGCTATCACTTATATGATCCTTTCTGCTGGCAAACTTTTGGAGAATTGAGAACTCCTACTTCACCTCCAATTGGATGCTTACAAATTGGCAAGCCATCTAGCAACAGAGTTCAATATGAAGAAAACGATTCTTGTTAA
- the LOC101211832 gene encoding ADP-ribosylation factor 1: MGLTFGKLFSRLFAKKEMRILMVGLDAAGKTTILYKLKLGEIVTTIPTIGFNVETVEYKNISFTVWDVGGQDKIRPLWRHYFQNTQGLIFVVDSNDRDRVVEARDELHRMLNEDELRDAVLLVFANKQDLPNAMNAAEITDKLGLHSLRQRHWYIQSTCATSGEGLYEGLDWLSNNIANKA, from the exons ATGGGGCTCACCTTCGGAAAGCTCTTCAGTCGGCTGTTTGCTAAAAAAGAGATGAGAATTCTGATGGTTGGTCTTGATGCCGCTGGTAAGACGACCATTCTCTATAAACTCAAGCTTGGAGAGATCGTTACAACTATTCCTACCATCG GGTTTAACGTGGAGACTGTGGAATATAAGAACATCAGCTTCACTGTCTGGGATGTCGGTGGTCAGGACAAA ATTCGTCCATTGTGGAGGCACTATTTCCAGAACACTCAAGGTCTTATATTTGTGGTGGACAGTAACGATAGAGACCGTGTTGTTGAGGCAAGAGATGAGTTGCATAGAATGTTGAATGAG GATGAGCTTCGAGATGCAGTACTACTAGTGTTTGCTAATAAACAAGATCTTCCCAATGCAATGAATGCCGCTGAGATTACAGACAAGCTTGGTCTTCACTCTCTTCGGCAGCGCCACTG GTATATCCAGAGCACTTGTGCGACCTCCGGGGAAGGGCTTTATGAGGGATTAGATTGGCTTTCGAACAACATTGCTAACAAG GCGTAA